Below is a genomic region from Candidatus Methylacidiphilales bacterium.
ATGATTTCATTAAACCGTCAAAGACATTTGTATATATATTGCATACGATCTCAACCAATCTTCCTGGCGGTATATCCACGCGCTGCATGTTCTCAGCCCACTGCATATGAATTTGCAGTTCATTAGATATATCACCTGGATAGATTATGGCTGAAATGGTATCACTGCCGTTGTTGAAAATAAAATTGTACATACTAGCCCAAAATCTTCTTTCTCCATATATGATCTGATAGATGTCTTTTTTCATAACTACGCCAATTGGCTGCAGCAAACCGTTTTTACGAATATCATCAGCCAATTCTAATATCTTCTCCATAGCTCCTCTGATTACAATATCATCCTTCATCTTCTCAAGTGCTGTTTTAATAACCGATTCATTATTGAAATTACACTCTTGTAGAATACTGCGGGGAAGAGCTGCCCGAACTTGACCTATATCTACTTGGATCATCTTCAAGGGTATGTTTTCGTAAGTTGTTTTAACTGCAGAAATCGTTCGATCTTTATATAAATCATCAATAGCACTAAAAAACTCCTCATCTTTATTTTTATTATCATCTACTTTGTCAATATATTTATCTTTTAATATATGCTCTTGATTTAATTGGGCTGCTGTGTTATTGAATTCCATCTTTTCAATATTCTTCTCATAGCTTGCAACATTTTGAGTGGGCAAATTATCTGTCAACTTCTCCTGGCCTAATCCCTCTATTCTTTTAATAACCCCATCATCCTCCTCATCTCTTGTATCCTCAGGTTCCGTCATAACATCTTCATTGAATTCCATACCAGAAAAAATTTCCATTATATTCGTATAATCTATATTAACCATGTTTGATTTTGATGCAGGGGTATCTATCAATTCGTCAACCACCTTATTACCTGATTCATCACTATTTACATGATCTGGATTTGGAGTCGCTTTTGGTGGTTTTTCATTTCGGGACGATTCCTTATATTGTCTTATCAGATCATCTAATGTTGCCATAGTAAGTATTATAGCATATCTCGCGGCTTTCTCATAATCCAGAATTTTAATCTTAATCAGCGGCTGATAAAGAATAAAGAAAAGATTTTTCCATGTTAGTTTTTTACCAAACTAGTAACCATTCGCCTGTAAATAAGAGTGCCAAGATATACGGAAAATGGCTTGACTATAACACCATGGAGGATATAATAGTGAGTATGAGCATGAGAATGAGAACCCTAGTCCCATTGATCATTACGGCCTTTTTATGCTTCCATATCAATGTCAGAGCACAATCACAGAATGATAATCTGATAACATTATCATT
It encodes:
- a CDS encoding ParB N-terminal domain-containing protein; protein product: MATLDDLIRQYKESSRNEKPPKATPNPDHVNSDESGNKVVDELIDTPASKSNMVNIDYTNIMEIFSGMEFNEDVMTEPEDTRDEEDDGVIKRIEGLGQEKLTDNLPTQNVASYEKNIEKMEFNNTAAQLNQEHILKDKYIDKVDDNKNKDEEFFSAIDDLYKDRTISAVKTTYENIPLKMIQVDIGQVRAALPRSILQECNFNNESVIKTALEKMKDDIVIRGAMEKILELADDIRKNGLLQPIGVVMKKDIYQIIYGERRFWASMYNFIFNNGSDTISAIIYPGDISNELQIHMQWAENMQRVDIPPGRLVEIVCNIYTNVFDGLMKS